The segment aaaatattttacatttttgatggAATATATGCAGCTTTTAGTTTTGTATTATGTGGAGTAACAGAACTACAATGATTTAAAGGACCTTTGATATGCCAACAACCAAAAGACaattcattcaaataaaatgcTTTGTATATATGGCTGAAATTGTATATTTTGGCATCTAATAAAACTCCTTTGTCACTTGTTCCTTGTCTCTTTTTACAATATTCACATATTTGgaaatattttgattatcaGCAGCTAACTGGTCATTCTGCTCATTTATGGTTTCCTTGTTTTTACACGAATATAACCAACTCATACTTGTTCAAAGTTCTTCTGACTTTCTCAGCATCTGTATTCAGCAGGCTGACATACCTTAACTTCAGCAGCTATTTATCAGCCACTCTCactattattttcatctgtCAGCTGCATGGCTTTAAGGATAGCATCAGTCGacccaccactttggtccagactgaaatatctcaatctGTTGGATgtattaccatgaaattttctacagacattcatggttgcTGTATGATTAATTCTCATAACTTTGCTGACTAACTGCTGACGTTTCCTGTAGCACCATGAGgtaaacatttcatttgtcCATTACTTAGGCCTATACTGTACCTATGTACAATAGCATCATCATTGTATGCACGTTAAagtgctaatgttagcatttttTAGTTCAAGGCACCGCTGACCCTCACAGCTAGCTAAAACatttcatctgtattttttgcGCTTGCTGTCGTGACAGGATGGAATTTATATTAACTATTGTATAATTTGAGAGCATTCACATACATTTGTAACACTTATTTGATGATGTAGTCGCATTGTCCactgaaatgtgacatttttattaatttggcATTGTTGTCAACTATGGTTCTTTCTGCTAATCTAACAGATTATTTAGCGATTGACTAGATTTGCATTGTTGGACAGTCAACTCATCTGAGTGTGGTCTATTTTCAGTTGATCTTATATCCgatttaaatcttaaaaaataattttctgaaAGTTCAACTTTCTGGAATGTGGCTGTGTTTCTTAttttagaaaaggaaaagaaagacacTCATGAGAGGCATATTTCtctattcatttttacaaaattgcaatttacatgaaaaatgGTCATCAGTGCTAACTGTAGAGCATAAGCAGAACTATTActgtattgtaaaaaaaaaagtaacagtcTTTTACACCAGTCACATTATTTACAGATTCGACACCTGGACCACACAGATGACTGAAGAAATACAACACTCCTGATGTGTTACATGTGTTACTGATGTACAAACATGATAACAGATGCAGATATGCATCATCTGCTCTGTAGAGAATCTCTGATGGAAATgttacaggaagtaaaaaacaggaaatttcTCAGCCAGTGTGGTTAGAGTGTTTGGATGAGGGACAGATGAGTTACCTGCAGAGTTAAAGACCACTTTCATTACTTTGTGATGTTCATTAAAGGATTGATGCAAGTGCAGAGAAACATATTACAGTCAGTCGGGGTGGTGGCAGACCAggacagtttgtttttcttcactgttCAGGTGTCATTTCTTAGCCTTGCCTTTCCCCTTGCCCTTCCCCTTCCCAGAATCCTCTTTCTTTGACTCCTTGGTGGCTTTGGCCTTCTTCTGCTGCAGGGAGGAGGAAGTCTGATGAGATACAAACAGCTGCTACcatgaaaaaatgcaaatacataaagaaaaagCTGACTTTGGATGCTGTAATCATATTTTGAATGCTCTTACTTTGATCATGGCGTCGGCTTTGAGGCCGTCGCCCTCGTCCTCAGACTCCTGAGATTCTTTTTCCATGTCCTCCCCTCCCAGCTCCAACTCCCCGCCACCGCTGCCACCACCACGACGGCCCTTCTTCACTGCTTGCAGGGAATACGGCGTCAGGTGAACCTCTTTGTTGTACGCCCGCGTGAAAGCTGCCTTCACCTGGAAGGAGACAAATGGCAAACTGGTATCAGGTTTCCAGTGAAACGCCAAAATCTGAGCCTctctgagagaaagagattctgtcagccaatcacaacGATCTAAACTAACGGAGCCAACTCCTTATATTTTGCTTTCAACCACTGTTTCTGATCCCGTCACCAACAGGTGAAGTGAACCGTCTCCTGCTGACCTTAGAGTCCAGTTTGGAGTAGGGGTCAGGCTGTCCGCCCCACATGCTAATCTCCATGATGCTCTCTACGTCCTCCTTGACGAGCTGGTAGTCGTCTAGCAGCTGCACAGTTTGACCAGCGCCCTCCGCTCCCTGCTTCTGAAGTGGGGTCAGCAGCGCCTGCCGCAGGTAATACAGGTAATCAAGGTTCACCGCCTGCCTGCTGCTCAACGTCCTGCAggagacaaacaaataaaatacttaTAGTATGATTCTGTGTtaacaaaaatcaaaaacagctGGAAAACAGTGGTGCAGGTCTTACTCACTTTAAACCCATGTGCGAGGCCAGATCCTGGACGATGCGGGAATGTTTACTGGTGGAGGAGTATTTGCCAAGCCAGCTGGGAAATGTAGGGAACTGACTCATGTAGCCTCTCATGAGCTCACCTGGTATCACACTGGCATACATGGCCTAGACATAGACACACAGACCAACACAATGATGAATCTCATTGTGTGCAAACACTTGAActtgtgtatttgtatgaaagTGGAACTTGTAATTATGTAAAaactatctcataattacataataacAAATATGAGATCTGGATCTCCTAAGTATgagtattattttatatatttacttttaatatatttatatatttcctttatttcctGATTTGAGACACTGGGGGATATAAATGTCGCTAAATAATGTGgatggtattattattattattattatcatcattattagtttgaacctgcagtgcagaacttttacatataaatgaacatccgttacattcaagcccttgccaaatgagttcacacaatgctgattaagcctatcactgccaaataaatctctctgtatttcacagtatatggagtttttaaatttcatgtcaGGTATGACATTCCCCTCTGACTGTTGGGCTGCAGatcttctagactttccaaatgttatcaaccgcatggatcaaattctgatagtgaaacaagtcatttctcgggggttgtgtgatgctaaaaacaatttatccaccattttacagccgcaacaaTATggccagtggtgtactggccatCGGGCATACAGTGGACCGTCAAAAAACCTGTCATTCAGGGAGCGCATGAAAGTGTGCTGCATGCATGTGTCAGACTATCAGTGCTAAGtgcccccctttactctcactgccagaggggggagacataagtcatatttaataataaagaagTCCTGGTGACATAATGCCGTGTACATGAGGCTGATATGTTGATGGATGTGAAATAAAGTAGTAGTATCCTGCACGTCGTTGCCGCAGGGTTTATGTGGGTTTATGTGGGCCAAATAAGTAAACGGCAAACTGCACACATCAGATTTACATTAATCAAAGTTATAGAAGGATAACACAGGCAGTAATTTGAatcaaatgactaaaaacaaatattatgtTAACCTGCTCTTAGGAAAACATGGCATAAAGCAGAATAAAGCCTTCAACATGCTGTCTATGGAAAAATCTTGAGGGCTAcaaaaaaatatgcttttaatcCCACCTtaactttctgtgtgtgtgtgtgtgtgtgtgtgtgtgtgtgtgtgtgtgtgtgtgtgtgtgtgtgtgtgtgttacctgggtGGGCAGCAGTGACCAGTTCTGCCCGGAGCGGATCCGTCTGTCCACTAGGTCTCCGTCGCAGATGGAATCGGCGGTCTTGCTGAGCAACACCAGGTGGGACTTCAGATCACCACTgatggaaagagagacagaccaGCAAACGCAGGAACATTAAAGGactagttcaacattttggaaaatatgctaaTTCTTGTTCTAGCTGAGAGTTTTATGAGAAGACcgatatcactctcatgtctgtgcgttaatggagctggagccaggaggcgcttagcttagcttagcataaagactggaagcaagtGGAAACTGCTAGCCTCTCTCACCCGGCAGCAGCTGGCCGAACATGCACGTAGTTCTCTTGGACGAAGAGCGGCGCTAGCGAGTAGTCGTGGAAGAAGAGGTCGGACTTGTCGATGAGGCTCATGCGGGAAGTCTCCTCTCCCGAGACAAACACCTTCCTGCAGACGTCAAACGGCCCCAGTTTCATGTCCTTGCGGGCACTGGCCGCATCAGACTTGCACTGGTTGTATGTCATCACCTTGTCTTTGGCCGACCACATGCTCAGGTTGTGGATCACCTGGAGAACAAACAGCCAGcatggtgagaaaaaaaaaaaaacaaaacattcctCATCTCAGTCTGAATTCACTTATATGCTTTGTCTTCTTTACCTGTCGGACATCCTGATTGGAGGCTAGGATTATTTCATTGAGAGCCGGAGGCGGGATCTTGATTCCCTCCTTGAAAGCGATAGACATCATGGCTCCCTgaagaatggggaaaaaaagacacaagtgaGGGAGAAGAAAGATTTATCATGTGGAGGGTTGGTTGGCTGAGAATCAATATTcccatatttacatttaaaagcttaccttaaaaaatttaaatttaaaagaaaataacaaatgtcTACTGAAGAAAACACTTCAAGAGTGAACTTCTTTTTAATAAACACCTGATCTCATCTGTCTCCAGTAATGAGTGTCCTCACAGTTCATTAACATTGTTATCTTTAATACTGCTAAGTTCATTTTCAGCAATTATCCAAACGCCTGCAGCCTGTAATTTGGATGCAGGTATCTAGTTGGATTCTGTCAGCGTTTCTGTGCATCTTGTATCctcacctttttgttttttttcgaCCCAAATACCAGGATACATGTTATTGCCAGATGTGAAGGAGTGGaacaagatgtgtgtgtgtgtgtttgcaagtaCCTTAATCTGTTCCACTCGCGGCCTCTGGAAGCGCAGATCAAAGCAGTAGTTGGCCAGTGACCTGATCTTCTGGTGGTTACGATCATTACACATACAGATGATGGGAATCTTGGAATTCCTGATCAGGCCGATCATCTCCTACAGGAggcaaaggtcagaggtcagtatcaagaatttaaaaataaatgacagaaaaggtAATGCCCACTGATTATAAAGGACAAATTGAACATTTCTCCTGTAAAGTCTCgacagttttttaaatgtgagaatcTATTCTGTCTAACAGAGAAATGATGTGTGTTCATCTACCTGGATTCCTCCTCGATCCTCATTGCCCGCCATGCCATCAACCTCATCCATGATCAGGACATGTTTACTGCTCACTGTCTGAGATGTACCTACGAAACACACATCGACAGGTACATGAACCATCACATGAAACTTTTCAAAAGAGGAACTTGACCTctacatgaaagaaaaaaaacttgaaacatTACAAATTTCATCAAAGTTGGCTGCACAATTACACTTGAACAAACACTGGCATGTTCAATAGTTTTAGCACCTTGTCCATCTGTACTTATGAACACCCCTTTCATAGAAATCACAACACCAAATGTTTCCTGCAGCAAGATGTTTTCTCACACTCTTTTTGTAAACCTCTTCCACCTCAGAAGTATTCTGGGTTTGCTCTGCATGTACTTCAAGTACGGGGAATCGATTCCTACATTGAGCTGTGTTAGTGTTTCTTTTTAGACTACTTATACACccctggagaaaaaaaacatcacactgtATCACAGGGACAGTGATGTTGCACAGGAGTCATGTTATGTCATATGTAAGACCTCCTGTAGCTGtatcataaataaacaaacacaaacacaagattAATAAAATAAGTTAAAGAGCCGACACATTTTAAATCTGTTGAATTGAacacataacaataataaataataacttaaGTAATAATATGCTTGTGTGATGTTCAAGTAGCTTTCTGCAGAAGTTGTGTTAGCCAATAATCACCGTACCACTGTATTTCAAAAAGATAGCTTGTCATTTATGTGTGATATAAAAAGGCTTTTGTAGGTTCAAGGGtgcaacagacagaaacacagagagactggACATCAAATAAGAGGGTTCACCTTTGTAGAAGTTCTCAATGCTGGTGTTGTTGAGCGACTCTGCAACGACTTCCTTCAGGCTGTTTTTGCTGCGAGTACAGCTGGCGTTCATCTCCACGTAGCTGAAGCCCAACTCCTacaagacacagacacaaaatgCAGAAGAGAGTCGAAAGGATGCTGAGATCAAAGCAAAATGTTCAACTTCAAGACATAATTTGCCCCATGTTGGAgtaatacacagaaaaaacaaacaagtaagaACAAGTACCAAAGCGTGCCGAtagtctgcctgtgtgtgttttcagactgACCTCACAGACCAGGGCGGCTGTAGTGGTCTTGCCCACCCCTGGAGGtccagagagcagagcagctttGTGGCCTGATCCATCGTCTTTTGCTCCTCCAAACTTACCAAACCTTGCTACTgtacagcaagaaacagcaaAAAGCACATGTACTTTAACACAGATCCAATTTACAGAGATAAAAGtcactgaaacaaaatgagCTCTGGGTTCTAGTCTTATTACTTTAGTTTTAATACTCTGAATTATGCTCACACACCTCAAAATATATTCAGATAAATTGTCGGCTACCTGCTGGCTTGGAGGCGTTCCCACTGTGGTGTTTGTGCCAGTTCTGCAGCCAGCGGAGCAGCTTATTGGCACAGCTCTGGTCCCCCTGCTGGCCGATCACAGCCTTCAGAGAGCGTGGGCGGTACTTGTCTACCCACAGCAGACTGGCGTCCTCCCCGGTCAATGATGGGGATGATGGTTCAGGGGCTGAAGATGAAGAGGTGGAAGAAGAAAGGCCCAGCTCCCTCCGGGCCGTGTGACCTGAGCCTCTTCCAGGTGGGGTGCCACCATGTTTGGTCCTGGCACCGTGCCCTTGTGTGAGGCTGGTCTTTGACGGACTCGGGGTGTGAGGGGACCTAGAGTTACCCTTGGAGGGAGAGATCTTCTGAGCTTTGGGGGTGCTCCTTGAGGTCCGGCTGGGGGGAGTCCTGGTCTTTGAAGCTTTGCTCTAAATGacaggaggaaaagagaaaacagcacaaaatagttacaacacataaaaatatatccCACTCTGACATGAATGATAGAATTTATCATTGATGAAAAcctttgacatgttttattaaatCTCTTTCTAAACAGCATAATATACTGAGTTCAATAAATACTTTGAGTTCTGACCTCAGCCTCTGCAGCGATCTCATACTTGGACTTCTTTCCTGGTTTGGTTCTGATCAGCTCCAACAGATCATCCTCATTGATGATCTTGGTACCCAAACTCTCCGCCTGAGCAGTGCAAGCAAACAACAACACCTTCAACTCTTTGTTGTGTTCCTAAAACCATTCCTGAACAATTTCTGCAGTGTGTCAGGACGCattatcctgctgaaagaggCCACTGCCATCAGGGAATACTGTTGACATGAAGGGCTGTACTTGGTCTGCAACAATATTTAGGTAGGTGATACATGTTAAAGTAACACATGAGTGCCAGGAGCCACAGTTTCCCAGCAGAACATTGCCCAGAGCGTCACACTGCCTCCGCcatactttacttgagtatttccatttgatgctactttatacttccactccaccacgtttcagagggaaatattgtactttctacgccacaacatttatttgacagctttagttacttttcagatgaagatttgacacaattgataatataacaagcttttaaagcacaacacattattaaagatgaaaccagtggtttccaacctttttggcttttgatgtcttacaaaaagcagtgtgtagtcgacTCAGTCGTCTAGCCATCACAACTTGGCCCTTGTCAAAGTTGCTCAGATTCTTATGCTTGCCAATTTGTCCTGCCTCCAACATATCAACTTCAAGAACTGACTGTTCATTTGCTGCCTAAAATATCTCACCCCTTGACAGATGCCATTGTAACAGAAACATCAATGTTATTCACTTCACCTGTCAGTAGCTTTCATGTTGTGGCAGATCAGTGTATATTGCTATGTGTgtaattttatacattttctatatatttgcatatttaattaGCTATTCTGGAAATTAGATAAttaatgtgtccaaacttttgactggtactgtgtatCTGAAGTTACCAAGATGACTGGTATGTCAAATTGTGTGCAATTCATTGTAGATGTTATCTTATTCATAACTATTATACATTTTGACTTAAGTTTCAAAAACAATCCCATACAcatccattttatttataacagCTCCTACTGTATATTCAGTAGAAACTTTTTAATGCTCTATAATGCACACTGATCAACTGTGAATATACTTGTTATGACTGTATGTACCATTTATAAGTTATTTAAGTTACATAAGCCTAATGTAGAAGCATATATACTGTTACTCAATGCATTAAGGTTCATTAGTTTTCATATGATTATAGTCATCATGACATTCAATtgcaatcacacacattttcttcaggaaatgctTCTCTTGGTCTGAATCTTTTAGTCTGATTTGCTGAGGGTGTCAGACTTGGTCACCTTCTCGAGTTTTGACGCTCCGCTGTCTCTGCCCTGCACCAGGTAGGTGGTCTTCTTGCTGACGTTGCCCGTCACTTTGCCTCCGTAGCGCTCGATGAGGGTTTTGGCGTCATCTCTCTCCATTGACTCCAGGACCCCcgtcaccacaaacacacagccctCCAAACAGTTCTCTGCTCcctggaaaacacaaacacgccACAGTATACAGTCAGTGATTAAGAACATGACAAAAGTGGAGCAAATGAATCTTTCCACAACAATCAGCAGGCTGATGTTGGTGCTACCTCTGGGATTTCCTTGGAGCCCAGGGCTCTTGGTCCCTCTCTGTTGAGGAAGTTCCTGTAAGCTGAAGAGTtgaccttcttcttctctgcgtCGTTGGGACTCGTGCTTGTGCTCTGCTCagattgagagaaagagaagaagacattAAGTCCATCAGGACTTGGATTTGATGCATTTCAAATGACAGATATGATTATTTGTCCAAACGCGTGGCTTCACCTCTGGTTTCTTGGGAGAAGTTTTAAGTGCTGTGGGTGTGGTTCCTGTCTTGGGTGTGAACTTCTTGTCCGAGCTCACTGAAGCGAGCGGCTCCTTTTTCGGGGAGATTTTAATTTTTGTGGGTGAAATGGGTGTTTTGCTCTTTGCCCCTTCATCTTTCTCATCATCCTTTTTCTTCAACATAGCCAGTTTGGAGCTGGCTTTGACAGGAGTGGGGTTCTTCTTAGGAGACGGACTAATCACATCCTCCGACATCCCGCCCCCCCGGTTGGTCTTTGACGGGCTGCTCATGCTGCCAGCAGCAGAGTCTGTACTGCTCTTTTTCTGAAATGCGGTATGGTCTCGTTTTTCACCGGAGCCTTTACGAGCCTGGatgaggacacacacaaaattatatttaacaaacactgacattaaaaaaagtaTGTGCCCTTACGTTGTTGTTTTCATCACCTTCTTTGCCTGTGGCTCTTCGTCCAGCATGGCCAATGTTCTGGCAAACTCCTCATCTTCATGCACCTGCTTTTCCAGCTGAttgaagtcagagagaaaacaaaaaacataaaaactgagaAGCAAAGAGCTAAACTATAAATAACATCAATACTAGAAGGTTTTAACTGAACATTAAAGCTTGTCACATTTTCTCTATTGCTCCTGGGATTTTTACATTCAAGCAAACGTTATATCATTATCTGAAAAGGATTATGAAACAAACTTCTAAAGTCCTGAACTTTTGTTctatgcttattttttttttaccatccgTTAacctgcagattattttctcagaatgatcattttgtctataaaaagg is part of the Thunnus albacares chromosome 3, fThuAlb1.1, whole genome shotgun sequence genome and harbors:
- the rfc1 gene encoding replication factor C subunit 1, producing MDIRRFFAPTVVKPAVQKQNGNNKTEEKKNKNPLSSDEEVKKRKKETTKVKSSKTEEKRKDSEKKRKKHAVIESDSEEEKPAPKSKKSPKEKQKTSKAEPPPKKDPVQYVSETDSDSDNFQSLKKASKSKQNGSSKVTKSGAESACRGVKEGVKSPVRPSSTQGKTAVKSPSVPATPKSAPPPQPKRTPTSVLDYFGSTTVQRSEKKLVVSTKRKAPIEDTDDLSDEQIARQLQMDEDMELEKQVHEDEEFARTLAMLDEEPQAKKARKGSGEKRDHTAFQKKSSTDSAAGSMSSPSKTNRGGGMSEDVISPSPKKNPTPVKASSKLAMLKKKDDEKDEGAKSKTPISPTKIKISPKKEPLASVSSDKKFTPKTGTTPTALKTSPKKPESTSTSPNDAEKKKVNSSAYRNFLNREGPRALGSKEIPEGAENCLEGCVFVVTGVLESMERDDAKTLIERYGGKVTGNVSKKTTYLVQGRDSGASKLEKAESLGTKIINEDDLLELIRTKPGKKSKYEIAAEAESKASKTRTPPSRTSRSTPKAQKISPSKGNSRSPHTPSPSKTSLTQGHGARTKHGGTPPGRGSGHTARRELGLSSSTSSSSAPEPSSPSLTGEDASLLWVDKYRPRSLKAVIGQQGDQSCANKLLRWLQNWHKHHSGNASKPAVARFGKFGGAKDDGSGHKAALLSGPPGVGKTTTAALVCEELGFSYVEMNASCTRSKNSLKEVVAESLNNTSIENFYKGTSQTVSSKHVLIMDEVDGMAGNEDRGGIQEMIGLIRNSKIPIICMCNDRNHQKIRSLANYCFDLRFQRPRVEQIKGAMMSIAFKEGIKIPPPALNEIILASNQDVRQVIHNLSMWSAKDKVMTYNQCKSDAASARKDMKLGPFDVCRKVFVSGEETSRMSLIDKSDLFFHDYSLAPLFVQENYVHVRPAAAGGDLKSHLVLLSKTADSICDGDLVDRRIRSGQNWSLLPTQAMYASVIPGELMRGYMSQFPTFPSWLGKYSSTSKHSRIVQDLASHMGLKTLSSRQAVNLDYLYYLRQALLTPLQKQGAEGAGQTVQLLDDYQLVKEDVESIMEISMWGGQPDPYSKLDSKVKAAFTRAYNKEVHLTPYSLQAVKKGRRGGGSGGGELELGGEDMEKESQESEDEGDGLKADAMIKQKKAKATKESKKEDSGKGKGKGKGKAKK